The Pseudopipra pipra isolate bDixPip1 chromosome 6, bDixPip1.hap1, whole genome shotgun sequence genome includes a region encoding these proteins:
- the PCNX4 gene encoding pecanex-like protein 4 isoform X1, whose translation MGPDVPLLNDYKQEFFLKRFPQTVLGGPRLKLGYCAPPYIYVNQIILFLTPWVWGGVGTLLYQLGVMKDYCTAALSGGLMFVTALALQMTNLHAKQKTVTVERMQIQNTLTDEDEFEFSSCVGSETVKFIIPGKKYIINTVFHSLLAGVLCGLGTWYLLPNRITLLYSNIGGTVVIFVFGWVTICIGEYSLIINTATETATFQALDTYEITALMRPFYIFVFIAVDLAHRFAVNAPILEQTNQILHILFLFLPFLWAMGILPPLDALFLWGMEQLLEFGLGGSPMSSNTKLLVMFLISAGTAIASYFIPSTLGVILFMTGFGFILSLNLSEIGFAFNHTMISHLASSKPKNMHRGLRMQFGWREFIFYLTVLTFALTEASLLHRFAGSSSFSQASPQAIASYILILLLVIMWILREIQRVYLFGVFRNPFYPKDVRTVTVFMEKQRRLMKVGVVRRILLTLVSPFAMIAFLSLDRSLQNLHSVSVCIGFTRIFRMVWQNTENALLDIVIVSVAQMLVFNPDLWWNRSLDTGIRLLLVGLLRDRLLQFVSKLQFALAILLTSWTEKKQRRKSTATLITLNVVFFPILLTLIAISALLSSPLLPLFTLPVFLVGFPRPVRSWPGPVGATACVCPDTVYYQQLVPSLAVALQSALATGSLGLSLPGSHYLCRFQDRLMWILVLEKGFTYCGVNIKGLELQETSCHAAEAHRVDEIFEMAFEHQERTKILSPNPHFGHILTPCTVVPVRLYSDARNVLSGIIDSHENLKHLKDDFIKVLVWMLVQYCYKKSKMWESPGSANKNKQGSFPENQRSGAGGRSRAPREDDSFSVDTVEDWTDDSDIFDFEPSGRTKDRKEPGQLGLTPKVHLSIPGSVETQSQDFTEEMSPEDKLYRAVVLGLPAVDKGKQPEVLPRVEFSCSYSELLSIPEEWRTAPVPPSRVSEMRQRFPEEWYHFVLSQLDFFHLKEKPSNLLADLMEDKALKDLYIQGVLSCCFGLFGLDNAVPAPSHVFRAYTGGIPWSVGLDWLTGKPELFQLALKAFRYTFKLMVDKASLGPVENFEELVNYLEEYDSDWYIGLVSDLEWQQAVLQEKPYLFSLGHDPSMGIYTGRVLTLQELLVQVGKLNAEAVRGQWANLSWELLYATNDDEERYSIQAHPVLLRNLTVQAADPPLGYPVYSSELLQLPLL comes from the exons ATGGGGCCAGATGTACCTCTGCTCAACGATTACAAACAGGAGTTCTTCTTGAAGCGCTTTCCTCAGACTGTGCTGGGAGGTCCCCGGCTCAAATTAGGCTATTGTGCCCCTCCCTACATATATGTGAACCAGATCATTCTCTTTCTGACACCATGGGTTTGGGGAGGAGTAGGAACACTCTTGTACCAGCTGGGAGTCATGAAGGACTATTGCACTGCAGCACTGTCAGGAGGACTGATGTTTGTCACTGCACTTGCTCTCCAGATGACAAATCTAcatgcaaagcagaaaacagtgaCAGTAGAGAGAATGCAAATTCAGAATACCCTGACAGATGAAGATGAGTTTGAATTTTCCAGCTGTGTAGGTTCAGAGACAGTAAAATTTATTATTCCTGGCAAGAAGTATATAATCAACACTGTATTTCATTCCCTTCTGGCAGGGGTATTGTGTGGGCTGGGAACTTGGTATTTGCTGCCAAACAGAATAACCTTGTTATATAGCAACATTGGAGGAACTGTTGTGATCTTTGTATTTGGATGGGTGACCATATGTATAGGAGAGTATTCATTAATCATAAACACAGCTACTGAAACAGCCACTTTCCAAGCACTGGATACTTACGAAATCACTGCTCTGATGAGACCTTTCtacatttttgtctttattgCAGTGGATCTTGCACACAG GTTTGCTGTCAACGCACCCATTCTAGAACAGACAAACCAGATTTTGCACATcctatttcttttcctgccatTCTTGTGGGCAATGGGAATTCTGCCCCCGCTTGACGCACTTTTTCTGTGGGGAATGGAACAACTGTTGGAGTTTGGACTAGGAGGTTCACCTATGTCAAGTAACACAAA GTTGTTAGTAATGTTTCTCATTTCTGCTGGAACAGCAATAGCATCGTATTTCATTCCCAGCACTCTCGGTGTGATCCTCTTCATGACTGGATTTGGGTTCATACTGAGTCTTAACCTAAGCGAGATTGGTTTTGCCTTCAATCACACCATGATCAGCCATTTAGCCTCCAGCAAACCTAAAAATATGCACAGAGGTCTTAGGATGCAATTTGGGTGGAgggaatttattttctatttgacTGTGCTGACATTTGCCCTCACGGAAGCGAGTCTGCTGCACCGATTCGCAGGCTCTTCATCATTCTCCCAGGCCAGTCCTCAGGCCATAGCAAGTTACATTCTGATCCTATTACTTGTAATTATGTGGATTCTTAGAGAGATTCAGAGAGTGTACTTGTTTGGAGTCTTCCGAAACCCCTTTTACCCAAAGGATGTCAGGACTGTGACTGTGTTCATGGAGAAGCAAAGAAGGCTAATGAAAGTTGGTGTTGTCAGGAGGATTTTACTAACACTAG TGTCTCCGTTTGCTATGATAGCGTTCCTGTCACTAGACCGTTCGCTACAAAACCTTCATTCTGTGTCTGTTTGCATTGGATTCACGAGAATATTTAGGATG GTCTGGCAGAATACAGAAAATGCCTTACTGGACATTGTGATTGTGTCAGTAGCACAAATGTTGGTGTTTAATCCAGACCTCTGGTGGAACAGAAGCCTTGATACAGGAATCAGACTCTTGCTG GTTGGTCTCCTCCGGGATCGCCTGCTCCAGTTTGTGTCCAAGCTGCAGTTTGCCTTGGCCATTCTCCTGACGTCGTGGACAGAGAAGAAACAGCGCCGGAAATCCACCGCCACCTTGATCACCCTCAACGTGGTTTTCTTCCCCATCCTGCTGACCCTCATCGCCATCTCCGCCCTCCTTTCCTCCCCGTTGCTGCCGCTCTTCACGCTGCCCGTCTTCCTGGTCGGCTTTCCCAGGCCTGTCCGGAGCTGGCCGGGACCTGTGGGTGCCACGGCCTGTGTGTGCCCCGACACCGTGTACTACCAGCAGCTGGTGCCCAGCCTGGCAGTGGCCCTGCAGTCTGCACTGGCCACTGGGAGCCTGG GTCTCTCTCTACCTGGATCACATTACTTGTGCCGCTTTCAGGACAGGCTGATGTGGATATTGGTGCTGGAAAAAGGCTTCACGTACTGTGGTGTTAACATTAAG GGGCTAGAACTGCAGGAAACATCCTGTCATGCTGCTGAAGCTCACAGAGTTGACGAAATTTTTGAAATGGCTTTTGAACATCAGGAGCGCACGAAGATTCTCTCTCCCAATCCCCATTTTGGACACATCCTGACTCCTTGTACTGTGGTACCTGTGCGGCTGTACTCCGATGCCAGGAACGTGTTATCTGGGATCATTGACTCTCATGAGAATTTAAAGCACCTGAAAGATGATTTCATTAAAGTGCTTGTGTGGATGCTTGTCCAGTATTGTTATAAAAAATCAAAGATGTGGGAAAGCCCAGGCAGTGCCAACAAGAACAAACAAGGATCATTTCCAGAAAATCAGCGCAGCGGTGCAGGAGGAAGATCCAGGGCTCCAAGGGAAGACGACAGCTTTAGTGTGGATACAGTGGAGGACTGGACTGATGATAGTGACATTTTTGATTTTGAACCCAGTGGCAgaacaaaagacagaaaagaaccTGGGCAGTTGGGACTGACACCAAAAGTGCACCTGTCCATTCCAGGGTCTGTGGAAACACAGAGCCAAGACTTCACAGAAGAAATGTCACCAGAAGATAAATTGTACAGGGCTGTGGTGCTTGGGCTGCCTGCTGTAGACAAAGGGAAACAGCCAGAAGTGTTGCCTCGGGTTGAATTCAGTTGCTCTTACTCAGAGCTGTTGAGCATCCCTGAGGAATGGAGAACAGCACCGGTACCGCCTTCCAGAGTCAGTGAGATGAGGCAGAGGTTTCCAGAGGAATGGTACCACTTCGTTCTGAGTCAGCTGGACTTTTTCcatctgaaagaaaaacctTCCAATTTACTTGCAGACCTCATGGAAGATAAAGCTTTGAAGGACTTGTACATCCAGGGAGTGCTGTCGTGTTGCTTTGGTCTGTTTGGCCTGGATAACGCTGTGCCTGCCCCGAGCCACGTGTTCAGGGCCTACACTGGGGGCATTCCCTGGTCCGTGGGTTTGGACTGGCTAACAGGCAAACCAGAGCTATTCCAGCTGGCATTAAAAGCATTcag ATACACTTTTAAACTTATGGTGGACAAAGCCAGCCTGGGTCCGGTGGAGAACTTTGAAGAGCTGGTGAATTACCTGGAGGAATATGACAGCGACTGGTACATTGGGCTGGTGTCAGACCTGGAGTGGCAGCAGGCAGTTCTGCAGGAAAAGCCATACCTTTTCTCACTGGGGCATGACCCAAGCATG GGAATTTACACCGGGCGGGTCCTCACTCTTCAGGAATTGCTGGTGCAAGTGGGAAAGCTGAATGCTGAGGCTGTCCGAGGTCAGTGGGCCAACCtgtcctgggagctgctctatgCCACCAACGACGACGAGGAGCGGTACAGCATCCAGGCACACCCGGTGCTGCTGCGCAACCTGACGGTGCAGGCTGCCGACCCGCCCCTGGGCTACCCCGTGTACTCCtcagagctcctgcagctccctctgctctAG
- the PCNX4 gene encoding pecanex-like protein 4 isoform X2, producing MGPDVPLLNDYKQEFFLKRFPQTVLGGPRLKLGYCAPPYIYVNQIILFLTPWVWGGVGTLLYQLGVMKDYCTAALSGGLMFVTALALQMTNLHAKQKTVTVERMQIQNTLTDEDEFEFSSCVGSETVKFIIPGKKYIINTVFHSLLAGVLCGLGTWYLLPNRITLLYSNIGGTVVIFVFGWVTICIGEYSLIINTATETATFQALDTYEITALMRPFYIFVFIAVDLAHRLLVMFLISAGTAIASYFIPSTLGVILFMTGFGFILSLNLSEIGFAFNHTMISHLASSKPKNMHRGLRMQFGWREFIFYLTVLTFALTEASLLHRFAGSSSFSQASPQAIASYILILLLVIMWILREIQRVYLFGVFRNPFYPKDVRTVTVFMEKQRRLMKVGVVRRILLTLVSPFAMIAFLSLDRSLQNLHSVSVCIGFTRIFRMVWQNTENALLDIVIVSVAQMLVFNPDLWWNRSLDTGIRLLLVGLLRDRLLQFVSKLQFALAILLTSWTEKKQRRKSTATLITLNVVFFPILLTLIAISALLSSPLLPLFTLPVFLVGFPRPVRSWPGPVGATACVCPDTVYYQQLVPSLAVALQSALATGSLGLSLPGSHYLCRFQDRLMWILVLEKGFTYCGVNIKGLELQETSCHAAEAHRVDEIFEMAFEHQERTKILSPNPHFGHILTPCTVVPVRLYSDARNVLSGIIDSHENLKHLKDDFIKVLVWMLVQYCYKKSKMWESPGSANKNKQGSFPENQRSGAGGRSRAPREDDSFSVDTVEDWTDDSDIFDFEPSGRTKDRKEPGQLGLTPKVHLSIPGSVETQSQDFTEEMSPEDKLYRAVVLGLPAVDKGKQPEVLPRVEFSCSYSELLSIPEEWRTAPVPPSRVSEMRQRFPEEWYHFVLSQLDFFHLKEKPSNLLADLMEDKALKDLYIQGVLSCCFGLFGLDNAVPAPSHVFRAYTGGIPWSVGLDWLTGKPELFQLALKAFRYTFKLMVDKASLGPVENFEELVNYLEEYDSDWYIGLVSDLEWQQAVLQEKPYLFSLGHDPSMGIYTGRVLTLQELLVQVGKLNAEAVRGQWANLSWELLYATNDDEERYSIQAHPVLLRNLTVQAADPPLGYPVYSSELLQLPLL from the exons ATGGGGCCAGATGTACCTCTGCTCAACGATTACAAACAGGAGTTCTTCTTGAAGCGCTTTCCTCAGACTGTGCTGGGAGGTCCCCGGCTCAAATTAGGCTATTGTGCCCCTCCCTACATATATGTGAACCAGATCATTCTCTTTCTGACACCATGGGTTTGGGGAGGAGTAGGAACACTCTTGTACCAGCTGGGAGTCATGAAGGACTATTGCACTGCAGCACTGTCAGGAGGACTGATGTTTGTCACTGCACTTGCTCTCCAGATGACAAATCTAcatgcaaagcagaaaacagtgaCAGTAGAGAGAATGCAAATTCAGAATACCCTGACAGATGAAGATGAGTTTGAATTTTCCAGCTGTGTAGGTTCAGAGACAGTAAAATTTATTATTCCTGGCAAGAAGTATATAATCAACACTGTATTTCATTCCCTTCTGGCAGGGGTATTGTGTGGGCTGGGAACTTGGTATTTGCTGCCAAACAGAATAACCTTGTTATATAGCAACATTGGAGGAACTGTTGTGATCTTTGTATTTGGATGGGTGACCATATGTATAGGAGAGTATTCATTAATCATAAACACAGCTACTGAAACAGCCACTTTCCAAGCACTGGATACTTACGAAATCACTGCTCTGATGAGACCTTTCtacatttttgtctttattgCAGTGGATCTTGCACACAG GTTGTTAGTAATGTTTCTCATTTCTGCTGGAACAGCAATAGCATCGTATTTCATTCCCAGCACTCTCGGTGTGATCCTCTTCATGACTGGATTTGGGTTCATACTGAGTCTTAACCTAAGCGAGATTGGTTTTGCCTTCAATCACACCATGATCAGCCATTTAGCCTCCAGCAAACCTAAAAATATGCACAGAGGTCTTAGGATGCAATTTGGGTGGAgggaatttattttctatttgacTGTGCTGACATTTGCCCTCACGGAAGCGAGTCTGCTGCACCGATTCGCAGGCTCTTCATCATTCTCCCAGGCCAGTCCTCAGGCCATAGCAAGTTACATTCTGATCCTATTACTTGTAATTATGTGGATTCTTAGAGAGATTCAGAGAGTGTACTTGTTTGGAGTCTTCCGAAACCCCTTTTACCCAAAGGATGTCAGGACTGTGACTGTGTTCATGGAGAAGCAAAGAAGGCTAATGAAAGTTGGTGTTGTCAGGAGGATTTTACTAACACTAG TGTCTCCGTTTGCTATGATAGCGTTCCTGTCACTAGACCGTTCGCTACAAAACCTTCATTCTGTGTCTGTTTGCATTGGATTCACGAGAATATTTAGGATG GTCTGGCAGAATACAGAAAATGCCTTACTGGACATTGTGATTGTGTCAGTAGCACAAATGTTGGTGTTTAATCCAGACCTCTGGTGGAACAGAAGCCTTGATACAGGAATCAGACTCTTGCTG GTTGGTCTCCTCCGGGATCGCCTGCTCCAGTTTGTGTCCAAGCTGCAGTTTGCCTTGGCCATTCTCCTGACGTCGTGGACAGAGAAGAAACAGCGCCGGAAATCCACCGCCACCTTGATCACCCTCAACGTGGTTTTCTTCCCCATCCTGCTGACCCTCATCGCCATCTCCGCCCTCCTTTCCTCCCCGTTGCTGCCGCTCTTCACGCTGCCCGTCTTCCTGGTCGGCTTTCCCAGGCCTGTCCGGAGCTGGCCGGGACCTGTGGGTGCCACGGCCTGTGTGTGCCCCGACACCGTGTACTACCAGCAGCTGGTGCCCAGCCTGGCAGTGGCCCTGCAGTCTGCACTGGCCACTGGGAGCCTGG GTCTCTCTCTACCTGGATCACATTACTTGTGCCGCTTTCAGGACAGGCTGATGTGGATATTGGTGCTGGAAAAAGGCTTCACGTACTGTGGTGTTAACATTAAG GGGCTAGAACTGCAGGAAACATCCTGTCATGCTGCTGAAGCTCACAGAGTTGACGAAATTTTTGAAATGGCTTTTGAACATCAGGAGCGCACGAAGATTCTCTCTCCCAATCCCCATTTTGGACACATCCTGACTCCTTGTACTGTGGTACCTGTGCGGCTGTACTCCGATGCCAGGAACGTGTTATCTGGGATCATTGACTCTCATGAGAATTTAAAGCACCTGAAAGATGATTTCATTAAAGTGCTTGTGTGGATGCTTGTCCAGTATTGTTATAAAAAATCAAAGATGTGGGAAAGCCCAGGCAGTGCCAACAAGAACAAACAAGGATCATTTCCAGAAAATCAGCGCAGCGGTGCAGGAGGAAGATCCAGGGCTCCAAGGGAAGACGACAGCTTTAGTGTGGATACAGTGGAGGACTGGACTGATGATAGTGACATTTTTGATTTTGAACCCAGTGGCAgaacaaaagacagaaaagaaccTGGGCAGTTGGGACTGACACCAAAAGTGCACCTGTCCATTCCAGGGTCTGTGGAAACACAGAGCCAAGACTTCACAGAAGAAATGTCACCAGAAGATAAATTGTACAGGGCTGTGGTGCTTGGGCTGCCTGCTGTAGACAAAGGGAAACAGCCAGAAGTGTTGCCTCGGGTTGAATTCAGTTGCTCTTACTCAGAGCTGTTGAGCATCCCTGAGGAATGGAGAACAGCACCGGTACCGCCTTCCAGAGTCAGTGAGATGAGGCAGAGGTTTCCAGAGGAATGGTACCACTTCGTTCTGAGTCAGCTGGACTTTTTCcatctgaaagaaaaacctTCCAATTTACTTGCAGACCTCATGGAAGATAAAGCTTTGAAGGACTTGTACATCCAGGGAGTGCTGTCGTGTTGCTTTGGTCTGTTTGGCCTGGATAACGCTGTGCCTGCCCCGAGCCACGTGTTCAGGGCCTACACTGGGGGCATTCCCTGGTCCGTGGGTTTGGACTGGCTAACAGGCAAACCAGAGCTATTCCAGCTGGCATTAAAAGCATTcag ATACACTTTTAAACTTATGGTGGACAAAGCCAGCCTGGGTCCGGTGGAGAACTTTGAAGAGCTGGTGAATTACCTGGAGGAATATGACAGCGACTGGTACATTGGGCTGGTGTCAGACCTGGAGTGGCAGCAGGCAGTTCTGCAGGAAAAGCCATACCTTTTCTCACTGGGGCATGACCCAAGCATG GGAATTTACACCGGGCGGGTCCTCACTCTTCAGGAATTGCTGGTGCAAGTGGGAAAGCTGAATGCTGAGGCTGTCCGAGGTCAGTGGGCCAACCtgtcctgggagctgctctatgCCACCAACGACGACGAGGAGCGGTACAGCATCCAGGCACACCCGGTGCTGCTGCGCAACCTGACGGTGCAGGCTGCCGACCCGCCCCTGGGCTACCCCGTGTACTCCtcagagctcctgcagctccctctgctctAG